Proteins encoded within one genomic window of Streptomyces sp. NBC_00523:
- a CDS encoding methionine ABC transporter permease — MTWSEMQPLLTQGTFDTLYMVLWSALVTVLVGLPLGVLLVLTDKGGLLQNTPVNKVVGVIVNIGRSLPFIILLIALIPFTTWVVGTFIGPTAMIVPLAVGAIPFFARLVETAVREVDHGLVEAVQSMGGSIPTIVRKVLLPQALPSLVSGITTTVIVLIGYSAMAGAVGGEGLGSKAVTYGFQRFDNRFMLITVALLIVIVTLVQLIGDLAGRLLARRGRTS, encoded by the coding sequence GTGACCTGGTCCGAAATGCAGCCGCTGCTGACGCAGGGCACCTTCGACACCCTCTACATGGTGCTCTGGTCCGCCCTCGTCACCGTCCTGGTCGGACTGCCCCTCGGCGTCCTTCTCGTCCTCACCGACAAGGGCGGACTGCTCCAGAACACCCCGGTGAACAAGGTCGTCGGCGTGATCGTGAACATCGGCCGCTCGCTGCCGTTCATCATCCTGCTGATCGCCCTGATCCCGTTCACCACCTGGGTCGTCGGCACCTTCATCGGCCCCACCGCGATGATCGTGCCGCTCGCCGTCGGCGCCATCCCGTTCTTCGCCCGGCTGGTCGAGACGGCGGTGCGCGAGGTCGACCACGGGCTCGTGGAGGCCGTCCAGTCGATGGGCGGCTCCATCCCGACGATCGTCCGCAAGGTGCTGCTCCCGCAGGCCCTGCCGTCCCTGGTCTCCGGGATCACCACCACCGTCATCGTGCTCATCGGCTACTCCGCGATGGCCGGCGCGGTCGGCGGCGAAGGGCTCGGCTCCAAGGCCGTCACCTACGGATTCCAGCGCTTCGACAACCGCTTCATGCTGATCACGGTCGCGCTGCTGATCGTCATCGTGACCCTCGTCCAGCTGATCGGCGACCTCGCCGGCCGCCTGCTGGCCCGCCGGGGCCGCACCTCCTGA
- a CDS encoding methionine ABC transporter ATP-binding protein: MITTTGLTKVYRSRDREVTALDGVDLHVREGEVYGVIGRSGAGKSSLIRCVNLLERPTSGTVTVAGQDLTALAGRGRRAGKELREARSRIGMVFQHFNLLASRTVQRNVELPLEILGVTGRERSRKALELLDLVGLADKAKSYPGQLSGGQKQRVGIARALAGDPKVLLSDEATSALDPETTRSILQLLRDLNQQLGLTVLLITHEMDVVKTICDSAALMRGGRVVESGTVGELLATPGSELAHELFPVGGTASAPDRTVVDVTFHGEAAARPVISQLSRTYNIDISILGAAMDTVGGRQIGRMRIELPGRFEENVVPIGFLREQGLQAEIVDDAPVSVPAPLTKEVAK, encoded by the coding sequence GTGATCACCACGACGGGCCTCACGAAGGTCTACCGTTCGCGCGACCGCGAGGTCACCGCCCTGGACGGCGTCGACCTGCACGTACGCGAGGGCGAGGTGTACGGCGTCATCGGCCGCAGCGGCGCCGGCAAGTCGTCCCTCATCCGCTGCGTCAACCTCCTGGAACGCCCCACCTCCGGCACCGTGACCGTGGCCGGCCAGGACCTCACCGCCCTCGCGGGCCGGGGCCGCCGGGCCGGCAAGGAGCTGCGCGAGGCACGCAGCCGCATCGGCATGGTCTTCCAGCACTTCAACCTGCTGGCCTCCCGCACCGTGCAGCGCAACGTCGAACTCCCCCTGGAGATCCTCGGCGTCACCGGCCGCGAACGCTCCCGCAAGGCCCTCGAACTCCTCGACCTGGTCGGCCTCGCCGACAAGGCCAAGTCCTACCCGGGCCAGCTCTCCGGCGGGCAGAAGCAGCGCGTCGGCATCGCCCGCGCCCTCGCCGGCGACCCCAAGGTGCTCCTGTCCGACGAGGCGACCTCCGCCCTGGACCCCGAGACCACCCGCTCCATCCTCCAGCTCCTGCGCGACCTCAACCAGCAGCTCGGGCTCACCGTCCTGCTCATCACGCACGAGATGGACGTCGTCAAGACCATCTGCGACTCCGCCGCGCTGATGCGGGGAGGCCGGGTGGTCGAGTCCGGCACCGTCGGTGAACTGCTCGCCACCCCCGGCTCCGAGCTGGCCCACGAGCTGTTCCCCGTCGGCGGCACCGCTTCCGCGCCCGACCGCACCGTCGTGGACGTCACCTTCCACGGCGAGGCCGCCGCCCGCCCGGTGATCTCGCAGCTCTCCCGTACGTACAACATCGACATCTCGATCCTCGGCGCCGCCATGGACACCGTCGGCGGCCGGCAGATCGGCCGCATGCGCATCGAACTGCCCGGCCGGTTCGAGGAGAACGTCGTCCCGATCGGCTTCCTCCGCGAACAGGGCCTCCAGGCCGAGATCGTGGACGACGCCCCCGTGTCCGTACCCGCACCGCTCACCAAGGAGGTGGCGAAGTGA
- a CDS encoding GNAT family N-acetyltransferase: MGMSVTISAADVRDAEEILKLQYLCFQSEAELYGNYRIDPLVQTLDSVRAEIAENLVYVARLGDEVVGSVRGSTDEEGTGQIGRLCVHPRLRGHGLGARLLRAAESGLADERAATRFRLHTGHRSEGNLRLYQRAGYAAVGNAPGNDGVMMILLEKEAPAPAAYVASA, encoded by the coding sequence ATGGGCATGAGCGTGACCATCTCGGCGGCGGACGTGCGGGACGCCGAAGAGATTCTGAAGCTGCAGTACCTCTGTTTCCAGAGCGAGGCGGAGCTGTACGGCAATTACCGCATCGACCCGCTCGTCCAGACCCTCGACTCGGTGCGCGCCGAGATCGCGGAGAACCTGGTCTACGTGGCACGCCTCGGCGACGAGGTCGTCGGCTCGGTGCGGGGCTCGACCGACGAGGAGGGCACCGGCCAGATCGGCAGGCTCTGCGTCCACCCCCGCCTGCGGGGCCACGGCCTCGGCGCCCGGCTGCTGCGCGCGGCGGAGTCCGGCCTCGCCGACGAGCGCGCCGCCACCCGCTTCCGGCTGCACACCGGCCACCGCAGCGAGGGCAATCTGAGGCTCTATCAGCGCGCGGGCTACGCCGCCGTGGGCAACGCCCCGGGCAACGACGGGGTCATGATGATCCTGCTGGAGAAGGAGGCCCCGGCGCCCGCCGCGTACGTGGCCAGTGCCTAG
- a CDS encoding glycerophosphodiester phosphodiesterase, whose translation MTERAQAAPGRRTVIGAGAAVLGTAALGVTTTAQAADRNGGHGGHGGHRLDLPVPTVIGHRGTSGYRPEHTLGSYQLALDMGAHIIEQDLVPTRDGHLVCRHENDITATTDVSAHPEFANRRTTKSVDGVSLTGWFTEDFTLAELKTLRAKERIPANRQKNTLYDGRWEIPTFEEVLRWADREGRRRGKPVWLYVETKHPTYFRGLGLGLEEPLAKLLRRYGRHRAQSPVILQSFEPGSVQRLARLVATPRIVLLSGTGTKPWDFEVSGDPRTTDDLVKPGGLKWMASFAQGIGPTLDLIIPKDAAGRLTEPTALVRDAHAQGLVLHPYTMRNENTFLPADFRRGSDPNAYGDAFGAFAAYFATGIDGIFSDNPDTALLAAADFTAKKATR comes from the coding sequence ATGACAGAGCGTGCGCAGGCCGCGCCGGGACGCCGGACCGTCATCGGAGCGGGGGCGGCCGTCCTCGGAACCGCCGCCCTGGGCGTCACCACAACGGCGCAGGCGGCCGACCGCAACGGCGGACACGGGGGCCACGGCGGCCACCGCCTCGACCTGCCGGTCCCCACGGTCATCGGCCACCGGGGCACCAGCGGCTACCGCCCCGAACACACGCTGGGCTCCTACCAGCTCGCCCTGGACATGGGCGCGCACATCATCGAGCAGGACCTCGTCCCCACCCGCGACGGCCACCTCGTCTGCCGCCACGAGAACGACATCACCGCCACCACCGACGTCTCCGCGCACCCCGAGTTCGCGAACCGCAGGACCACCAAGAGCGTCGACGGCGTCTCCCTCACCGGCTGGTTCACCGAGGACTTCACCCTCGCCGAGCTCAAGACGCTCCGCGCCAAGGAGCGCATCCCGGCCAATCGCCAGAAGAACACGCTGTACGACGGCCGCTGGGAGATCCCCACCTTCGAGGAGGTCCTGCGCTGGGCCGACCGCGAGGGCCGCCGCCGCGGCAAGCCCGTCTGGCTGTACGTCGAGACCAAGCACCCCACCTACTTCCGGGGCCTCGGGCTCGGCCTGGAGGAGCCGCTGGCCAAGCTGCTGCGCCGGTACGGACGCCACCGCGCCCAGTCCCCGGTGATCCTCCAGTCGTTCGAGCCCGGCAGCGTCCAGCGCCTGGCGCGGCTCGTGGCGACCCCGCGCATCGTCCTGCTCTCCGGCACGGGCACCAAACCCTGGGACTTCGAGGTGTCCGGCGACCCGCGCACCACGGACGACCTGGTGAAGCCGGGCGGCCTGAAGTGGATGGCCTCCTTCGCGCAGGGCATCGGCCCCACCCTGGACCTGATCATCCCCAAGGACGCCGCCGGCCGGCTCACCGAGCCCACCGCCCTGGTGCGCGACGCCCACGCGCAGGGCCTCGTCCTCCACCCGTACACGATGCGCAACGAGAACACCTTCCTGCCCGCCGACTTCCGGCGCGGCAGCGACCCCAACGCGTACGGGGACGCGTTCGGCGCGTTCGCCGCGTACTTCGCGACCGGGATCGACGGCATCTTCTCCGACAACCCGGACACCGCCCTGCTCGCGGCGGCGGACTTCACGGCGAAGAAGGCGACGAGGTAA
- a CDS encoding lysophospholipid acyltransferase family protein, whose product MSRLALIKAVLGPILRLMFRPRMEGIENIPGSGPVILAGNHLTFIDSMIMPICCDRPVYFIGKDEYVTGKGLKGRLMAWFFTGVGMIPVDRDGGRGGVAALMTGRRILEEGKAFAIYPEGTRSPDGRLYRGRTGIARLTLMTGAPVVPFAMIGTDKLQPGGSGLPRPGKVTVRFGEPMEFSRYEGMDRDRYVLRAVTDSVMAEVMRLSGQEYVDMYATKAKAA is encoded by the coding sequence TTGTCCCGTCTCGCACTCATCAAGGCAGTGCTCGGACCGATCCTGCGCCTGATGTTCCGTCCCCGGATGGAGGGCATCGAGAACATTCCGGGCAGCGGGCCGGTGATCCTGGCGGGCAACCACCTGACGTTCATCGACTCGATGATCATGCCGATCTGCTGCGACCGTCCGGTCTACTTCATCGGCAAGGACGAGTACGTGACGGGCAAGGGGCTCAAGGGCCGCCTGATGGCCTGGTTCTTCACGGGCGTCGGCATGATCCCGGTGGACCGGGACGGCGGGCGCGGCGGTGTCGCGGCGCTGATGACGGGGCGCCGGATCCTCGAAGAGGGCAAGGCGTTCGCGATCTACCCCGAGGGCACCCGCTCCCCCGACGGCCGCCTGTACCGGGGCCGTACGGGCATCGCGCGGCTGACGCTGATGACGGGCGCGCCGGTGGTGCCGTTCGCGATGATCGGCACGGACAAGCTCCAGCCGGGCGGCTCCGGTCTGCCCCGTCCGGGCAAGGTGACGGTGCGCTTCGGTGAGCCGATGGAGTTCTCGCGCTACGAGGGCATGGACCGCGACCGCTACGTGCTGCGCGCGGTGACCGACTCCGTGATGGCCGAGGTGATGCGGCTGTCCGGCCAGGAGTACGTGGACATGTACGCGACCAAGGCGAAGGCCGCCTGA
- a CDS encoding MFS transporter, which yields MSSVEEHPEPPVDPYRPGRWIALAVLVLAVLLVAVDATVLGLATPFLSEDLEPTGTQLLWIGDVYSFVIAGLLVSMGSLGDRIGRKKLLLCGATAFGAVSVLNAYAHTPEMMILARALLGVAGATLMPSTLALIRNLFHDPRERSLAIGIWGAMASAGAAVGPVVGGFLLEHFWWGSVFLINLPVMAVLVVVGIKMIPESKNPAPGPWDLPSVGLSLVGMIGVVYAIKEMAAHGVGWTPALVGVAGLLALIWFVRRQFRLPAPLLDMRLFHHRGFSGAVLADLLTILGLSGIVFFLSQFLQLVQGRGPLEAGLAELPAAIGAVTAGLLAGTVARRFTVRTVVAGGLGAIGLALAAVAAVHRDTAYPLIGALLLIVGVGAGFAFTVTSDVILSSVPKEHAGSASAVSETAYELGAALGIALLGSIVTGAYKSFQAPPGTPPAVSDAAHESLGGAVESSHLLPPHEAAEMVTAAQDAFVDGLHLASVVGAVVLVATAAVAWFLLRGQELEEGIVHD from the coding sequence ATGAGCAGCGTCGAAGAGCACCCGGAGCCCCCCGTCGATCCGTACCGCCCCGGACGGTGGATCGCGCTGGCCGTCCTCGTCCTCGCCGTGCTGCTCGTGGCCGTCGACGCGACCGTGCTCGGCCTGGCGACCCCCTTCCTCAGCGAGGACCTGGAGCCGACCGGCACCCAGCTGCTCTGGATCGGCGACGTCTACTCCTTCGTGATCGCCGGGCTCCTGGTCTCCATGGGCAGCCTCGGCGACCGCATCGGCCGCAAGAAGCTGCTGCTCTGCGGCGCCACCGCCTTCGGCGCGGTCTCGGTGCTCAACGCCTACGCGCACACGCCCGAGATGATGATCTTGGCGCGGGCGCTGCTCGGCGTCGCGGGCGCCACCCTGATGCCGTCCACCCTCGCGCTGATCCGCAACCTCTTCCACGACCCCCGCGAGCGCAGCCTCGCCATCGGCATCTGGGGCGCGATGGCCTCGGCCGGCGCCGCCGTCGGCCCCGTTGTCGGCGGATTCCTCCTCGAACACTTCTGGTGGGGCTCGGTCTTCCTGATCAACCTGCCCGTCATGGCGGTGCTCGTGGTGGTCGGCATCAAGATGATCCCCGAGTCCAAGAACCCGGCGCCCGGGCCGTGGGACCTGCCGAGCGTGGGCCTCTCGCTGGTCGGCATGATCGGCGTCGTCTACGCCATCAAGGAGATGGCCGCGCACGGCGTGGGCTGGACCCCCGCCCTGGTGGGCGTCGCAGGGCTGCTGGCGCTGATCTGGTTCGTACGCCGTCAGTTCCGGCTCCCCGCCCCGCTGCTGGACATGCGGCTCTTCCATCACCGGGGCTTCTCCGGCGCGGTCCTCGCCGACCTGCTGACCATCCTCGGCCTGTCCGGGATCGTCTTCTTCCTCTCCCAGTTCCTCCAGCTGGTCCAGGGCCGCGGACCCCTGGAGGCCGGGCTCGCCGAACTGCCCGCCGCCATCGGCGCCGTCACCGCGGGCCTGCTGGCGGGCACGGTCGCCCGGCGGTTCACCGTACGGACCGTGGTGGCCGGCGGGCTCGGCGCGATCGGCCTGGCGCTGGCCGCGGTCGCCGCCGTCCACCGCGACACGGCCTACCCGCTGATCGGGGCGCTGCTCCTGATCGTCGGCGTGGGCGCGGGCTTCGCGTTCACCGTGACGTCGGACGTCATCCTGTCCAGCGTCCCCAAGGAGCACGCGGGCTCCGCCTCCGCGGTCTCCGAGACGGCGTACGAGCTCGGCGCGGCGCTCGGCATCGCGCTGCTCGGCTCCATCGTGACCGGCGCCTACAAGAGCTTCCAGGCCCCGCCCGGCACCCCGCCCGCCGTCTCCGACGCCGCGCACGAATCGCTGGGCGGCGCCGTGGAGTCCTCGCACCTGCTGCCGCCGCACGAGGCCGCCGAGATGGTCACCGCGGCCCAGGACGCGTTCGTGGACGGGCTGCACCTCGCCTCCGTCGTCGGCGCCGTCGTCCTCGTGGCGACGGCGGCCGTCGCCTGGTTCCTGCTGCGCGGCCAGGAACTGGAGGAGGGCATCGTGCACGACTGA
- a CDS encoding TetR/AcrR family transcriptional regulator, which yields MTLDREQVLRSAAALLTRKSTATMDEVAKAAGIGRATLHRHFAGRDALVRALEELGIQEFEAALDAAAMDEGTSEEALRRFVVAVEPGAGLLSFLVTENQLWEDGDQNAGWDRLDARVAAFFRRGQERGEFRIDLTPAWLTEALYGLIGSGAWAVQAGRVAARDFPYMIAELLLGGARRSVEQ from the coding sequence ATGACTCTTGATCGTGAGCAGGTGCTGCGCAGTGCCGCCGCCCTGCTGACCCGTAAATCCACCGCGACCATGGACGAGGTCGCCAAGGCGGCCGGGATCGGGCGCGCCACCCTGCACCGGCACTTCGCCGGGCGGGACGCCCTGGTCAGGGCGCTGGAGGAGCTGGGCATCCAGGAGTTCGAGGCCGCGCTCGACGCCGCCGCGATGGACGAGGGCACGAGCGAGGAGGCGCTGCGCCGGTTCGTCGTCGCCGTCGAGCCGGGCGCCGGACTGCTCTCGTTCCTCGTGACGGAGAACCAGCTCTGGGAGGACGGCGACCAGAACGCCGGCTGGGACCGGCTGGACGCCCGTGTCGCCGCCTTCTTCCGGCGCGGCCAGGAGCGCGGCGAATTCCGCATCGACCTGACCCCGGCCTGGCTGACCGAGGCGCTGTACGGGCTCATCGGCAGCGGGGCGTGGGCCGTTCAGGCGGGCCGGGTGGCCGCCCGGGACTTCCCGTACATGATCGCCGAGTTGCTGCTCGGCGGCGCACGCCGGAGCGTGGAGCAATGA
- a CDS encoding aldo/keto reductase, translating to MPFARLSEATTPTAHIGLGLAAVGRPGYINLHRDRDLPGERSPDALRARTHELLDAAYAQGVRYFDAARSYGRAEEFLAGWLAAHPEADDVVVGSKWGYTYTADWGLDAETHEVKDHSLAAFERQRAETAALLGDRLDLYQIHSVTPDSPALADKELHARLAELAAQGVSVGISTSGPAQAEAILAALAVTVDGAPLFRTVQATYNALETSAGPALAEAHAAGLTVIVKEGMANGRLAGEQAPAVVREIADEEGLGSDAVALALVLHQPWAGVVLSGAATVAQLSGNLHAAVPVLDEERRTRLEALVEEPEAYWRHRASLPWS from the coding sequence ATGCCGTTCGCCCGACTGTCCGAAGCGACCACCCCCACCGCCCACATCGGGCTCGGCCTGGCCGCCGTCGGCCGGCCCGGCTACATCAACCTCCACCGCGACCGCGACCTGCCCGGGGAGCGCTCGCCCGACGCCCTGCGCGCCCGTACGCACGAACTCCTCGACGCCGCCTACGCGCAGGGTGTCCGCTACTTCGACGCCGCCCGCTCCTACGGGCGCGCCGAGGAGTTCCTGGCCGGCTGGCTGGCCGCGCACCCCGAGGCGGACGACGTGGTCGTCGGCAGCAAATGGGGCTACACCTACACCGCCGACTGGGGCCTCGACGCGGAGACGCACGAGGTCAAGGACCACAGCCTCGCCGCGTTCGAACGCCAGCGCGCCGAGACCGCCGCCCTGCTCGGCGACCGGCTCGACCTCTACCAGATCCACTCGGTGACCCCGGACAGCCCGGCGCTCGCCGACAAGGAGCTGCACGCCCGCCTCGCCGAACTGGCCGCGCAGGGCGTCAGCGTCGGCATCTCCACCAGCGGCCCCGCGCAGGCCGAGGCGATCCTCGCCGCCCTCGCCGTCACCGTCGACGGCGCGCCCCTCTTCCGTACGGTCCAGGCCACCTACAACGCGCTGGAGACCTCGGCGGGACCCGCGCTCGCCGAGGCGCACGCCGCCGGGCTCACCGTCATCGTCAAGGAGGGCATGGCCAACGGCAGGCTCGCGGGGGAGCAGGCGCCCGCCGTCGTGCGGGAGATCGCGGACGAGGAGGGGCTCGGGAGCGACGCGGTCGCCCTGGCCCTGGTGCTCCACCAGCCGTGGGCCGGCGTCGTGCTCTCCGGCGCGGCCACCGTCGCCCAGCTCTCCGGCAATCTCCACGCGGCCGTCCCCGTCCTCGACGAGGAACGGCGGACCAGGCTGGAGGCCCTGGTCGAGGAGCCGGAGGCGTACTGGCGGCACCGCGCCTCGCTGCCCTGGAGCTGA
- the argH gene encoding argininosuccinate lyase, whose protein sequence is MSNGNGNGDVRLWGARFADGPAEALARLSASVHFDWRLAPYDIAGSRAHARVLHKAGLLTEDELNRMIAGLDQLEADVADGSFTGTIADEDVHTALERGLLERLGPDLGGKLRAGRSRNDQIATLFRMYLRDHARIIGSLVADLQDALVGLAEAHPDVAMPGRTHLQHAQPVLFAHHVLAHVQSLSRDAERLRQWDERTAVSPYGSGALAGSSLGLDPEAVAADLGFERGSVGNSIDGTASRDFVAEFAFVTAMIGVNLSRIAEEVIIWNTKEFSFVTLHDAFSTGSSIMPQKKNPDIAELARGKSGRLIGNLTGLMATLKALPLAYNRDLQEDKEPVFDSCDQLEVLLPAFTGMMATLTVNRERMEELAPAGFSLATDIAEWLVKKGVPFRVAHEVAGECVKECEHHGIELDELTDEQFAKISEHLTPEVRTVLNVAGALASRSGRGGTAPSAVATQLAEVKADLAVQHAWADARK, encoded by the coding sequence GTGAGCAACGGCAACGGCAACGGCGACGTACGTCTCTGGGGCGCCCGCTTCGCCGACGGACCGGCCGAGGCGCTGGCCCGGCTGTCCGCGTCCGTCCACTTCGACTGGCGCCTCGCGCCGTACGACATCGCCGGCTCCCGTGCCCACGCCCGCGTCCTCCACAAGGCCGGTCTGCTCACCGAGGACGAGCTGAACCGGATGATCGCCGGGCTCGACCAGCTCGAAGCGGACGTGGCCGACGGCTCCTTCACCGGCACCATCGCCGACGAGGACGTGCACACCGCCCTGGAGCGCGGCCTGCTGGAGCGGCTGGGCCCCGACCTCGGCGGCAAGCTCCGCGCCGGCCGGTCCCGCAACGACCAGATCGCCACGCTCTTCCGGATGTACCTGCGCGACCACGCCCGCATCATCGGCTCCCTGGTCGCCGACCTCCAGGACGCCCTGGTCGGCCTCGCCGAGGCGCACCCGGACGTCGCCATGCCCGGCCGTACGCACCTCCAGCACGCCCAGCCGGTGCTCTTCGCCCACCACGTCCTGGCCCATGTGCAGTCCCTGTCCCGGGACGCGGAGCGGCTGCGGCAGTGGGATGAGCGGACCGCCGTCTCGCCGTACGGCTCCGGCGCGCTGGCCGGGTCCTCGCTGGGCCTCGACCCGGAGGCGGTCGCGGCCGACCTCGGCTTCGAGCGGGGCTCGGTGGGCAACTCGATCGACGGCACGGCGTCCCGGGACTTCGTCGCCGAGTTCGCGTTCGTCACCGCGATGATCGGCGTCAACCTCTCCCGGATCGCCGAGGAGGTCATCATCTGGAACACGAAGGAGTTCTCCTTCGTCACCCTGCACGACGCCTTCTCGACCGGCTCCTCGATCATGCCGCAGAAGAAGAACCCGGACATCGCCGAGCTCGCCCGGGGCAAGTCGGGCCGGCTCATCGGCAACCTCACGGGCCTGATGGCCACGCTGAAGGCCCTGCCGCTCGCGTACAACCGCGACCTCCAGGAGGACAAGGAGCCGGTCTTCGACTCCTGCGACCAGCTGGAGGTCCTGCTCCCCGCCTTCACCGGCATGATGGCGACGCTCACCGTCAACCGGGAGCGCATGGAGGAGCTGGCCCCGGCCGGTTTCTCGCTCGCCACCGACATCGCGGAGTGGCTGGTCAAGAAGGGCGTGCCGTTCCGCGTCGCCCACGAGGTGGCCGGCGAGTGCGTCAAGGAGTGCGAGCACCACGGCATCGAGCTGGACGAGCTGACGGACGAGCAGTTCGCGAAGATCTCCGAGCACCTGACCCCGGAGGTCCGCACCGTCCTCAACGTGGCCGGCGCCCTCGCCTCCCGCAGCGGGCGTGGCGGCACCGCCCCCTCGGCCGTCGCCACCCAGCTGGCCGAGGTCAAGGCCGACCTCGCCGTGCAGCACGCCTGGGCGGACGCGCGTAAGTAG
- a CDS encoding L,D-transpeptidase family protein has protein sequence MRRLVTTAAVLLALGTVVGAGRPPLATAPLPTRLADTGGGTQLITAMADSTSSTVGTLTWWDLRDGKWVAAGTAAARFGSKGLTEGSTRQQSTYTTPTGLYDLPYAFGVKAAPAGTRFSYRQATTKSWWCEDNEAAAYNRWVEPLPSDCRASESEQITAYPTQYARALVIGFNYDKPVRGRGAGIFLHVNGSGATAGCVSVPADAMDRILAWADPARSPHIAIGTVAGATAITNY, from the coding sequence ATGCGAAGACTTGTGACAACCGCCGCCGTTCTGCTGGCTCTCGGCACCGTCGTCGGGGCCGGGCGGCCGCCGCTGGCCACCGCCCCGCTGCCGACCCGGCTCGCCGACACGGGCGGCGGCACCCAGCTGATCACCGCCATGGCGGACTCCACCTCGTCCACCGTCGGCACCCTCACTTGGTGGGACCTGCGCGACGGGAAGTGGGTCGCCGCCGGGACCGCCGCCGCCCGGTTCGGCTCGAAGGGGCTCACCGAGGGCAGCACCCGTCAGCAGAGCACGTACACGACGCCGACCGGTCTCTACGACCTGCCGTACGCCTTCGGGGTCAAGGCCGCCCCTGCCGGGACGCGCTTCTCGTACCGGCAGGCCACCACCAAGTCCTGGTGGTGCGAGGACAACGAGGCCGCCGCCTACAACCGCTGGGTCGAGCCGCTGCCCTCGGACTGCCGGGCCTCGGAGTCCGAGCAGATCACCGCGTACCCCACGCAGTACGCCCGCGCGCTCGTCATCGGCTTCAACTACGACAAGCCGGTACGCGGCCGGGGCGCCGGGATCTTCCTGCACGTCAACGGGTCCGGCGCGACCGCCGGTTGCGTCTCCGTACCGGCGGACGCGATGGACCGCATCCTGGCCTGGGCCGACCCGGCCCGCAGCCCGCACATCGCGATCGGCACCGTCGCGGGCGCGACCGCGATCACCAACTACTGA
- a CDS encoding arginine repressor: MTEAQESEFGGPSVPQTRTARHRRIVDILNRQPVRSQSQLAKLLSDDGLSVTQATLSRDLDELGAVKIRNTGGELIYAVPSEGGFRTPQAPLGGSAKEERMRRLSAELLISAEASANLVVLRTPPGAAQFLASAIDQAELHDILGTIAGDDTLMLISRDPAGGQALADHLLRLAQNER; the protein is encoded by the coding sequence ATGACCGAGGCGCAGGAATCCGAGTTCGGCGGGCCTTCGGTGCCGCAGACCCGCACGGCCCGCCACCGCCGGATCGTGGACATCCTCAACCGGCAGCCGGTGCGCTCGCAGAGCCAGCTGGCCAAGCTCCTCAGCGACGACGGGCTGAGCGTCACTCAGGCGACGCTCTCCCGGGACCTGGACGAGCTGGGCGCGGTGAAGATCCGCAACACCGGCGGCGAGCTGATCTACGCGGTGCCGAGCGAGGGCGGTTTCCGTACCCCGCAGGCGCCGCTGGGCGGCTCCGCCAAGGAGGAGCGGATGCGGCGGCTCTCCGCCGAGCTGCTGATCTCGGCGGAGGCCTCGGCCAACCTGGTGGTGCTGCGTACGCCGCCGGGCGCCGCGCAGTTCCTCGCCTCGGCCATCGACCAGGCCGAACTGCACGACATCCTCGGCACCATCGCGGGCGACGACACGCTCATGCTGATCAGCCGCGACCCGGCCGGCGGGCAGGCGCTCGCCGACCATCTGCTGCGGCTCGCGCAGAACGAGCGCTAG